A single window of Archangium gephyra DNA harbors:
- a CDS encoding crotonase/enoyl-CoA hydratase family protein: MTAAYQSLRIEQADGIAELVLTGPGKGNALGPDFWREMPEALRALDADDSVRVILLRGDGANFTYGLDLMAMTESLGPLILGEGNLALERTKLLQLIEKMQAATEGLARCRKPVLAAVYGWCIGGGMDLIAACDFRYCSREAKFSLREVRVGITADLGALQRLPRIIGEGHTRELAYTGGDVDAERALRMGLVNQVFATPEELLAEARATARKIADNPPLVVQGAKQVMEYCAGKSVADGLRYVAVWNSAFLQSHDFAEAFAAFAERRPPRFQGR; the protein is encoded by the coding sequence ATGACGGCGGCATACCAGTCTCTTCGCATCGAGCAGGCGGACGGCATCGCCGAGCTGGTGCTCACCGGCCCGGGCAAGGGCAACGCGCTCGGGCCGGACTTCTGGCGCGAGATGCCCGAGGCGCTCCGGGCCCTCGACGCGGATGACTCGGTCCGCGTCATCCTCCTGCGCGGCGACGGCGCGAACTTCACCTACGGCCTGGACCTGATGGCGATGACGGAGTCGCTCGGTCCGCTCATCCTCGGTGAGGGCAACCTCGCGCTCGAGCGCACGAAGCTGCTCCAGCTCATCGAGAAGATGCAGGCCGCCACCGAGGGGCTCGCCCGTTGCCGCAAGCCGGTGCTGGCGGCGGTGTACGGCTGGTGCATCGGCGGCGGCATGGATCTCATCGCCGCGTGTGACTTCCGCTACTGCTCGCGCGAGGCGAAGTTCTCCCTGCGCGAGGTGCGCGTGGGCATCACCGCGGACCTCGGCGCGCTGCAGCGGCTGCCGCGCATCATCGGCGAGGGCCACACGCGCGAGCTCGCCTACACCGGCGGGGACGTGGACGCCGAGCGCGCCCTGCGGATGGGGCTGGTGAACCAGGTCTTCGCCACCCCCGAGGAGCTGCTGGCCGAGGCGCGCGCCACCGCGCGGAAGATCGCCGACAACCCGCCGCTCGTGGTGCAGGGGGCCAAGCAGGTGATGGAGTATTGCGCGGGCAAGTCCGTGGCGGACGGCCTGCGTTACGTGGCGGTGTGGAACTCCGCCTTCCTTCAGTCGCATGACTTCGCCGAGGCCTTCGCCGCGTTCGCCGAGCGCCGGCCTCCGCGTTTCCAGGGGAGATGA
- a CDS encoding aldo/keto reductase encodes MIRRPLGNTGLQVSALGFGAGPVGSPELSESEAEALLKGVLDAGINLLDTAPSYGQSEERIGRALQGRRQDFVLSTKCGYGVPGVEDWTGPCITQGIDLALRRLRTDFLDVVHFHSCPVEVLERPGVVDALRHAVQQGKVRVAAYSGESAPLSWALHSGAFGSVQTSVNVFDQKVLDWALPLAREKGIGVIAKRPLGNAPWRHAERPSAPDVATYWDRMRAMGLETGGMDWSELALRFAAFAPGVASCIVGTTRLENLQRNVHALEKGPLPEAMVERIRGAFRQHDHGWEGLI; translated from the coding sequence ATGATTCGCCGTCCTCTGGGCAACACCGGTCTGCAGGTCTCCGCGCTGGGTTTTGGAGCAGGGCCGGTGGGCAGTCCAGAGCTGTCCGAGTCCGAGGCCGAGGCCCTCTTGAAGGGCGTGCTGGACGCGGGCATCAACCTCCTCGACACCGCCCCCAGCTACGGGCAGTCCGAGGAGCGCATCGGCCGCGCGCTACAGGGACGGCGGCAGGACTTCGTGCTCTCCACCAAGTGCGGCTACGGCGTGCCCGGCGTGGAGGACTGGACCGGGCCCTGCATCACCCAGGGCATCGACCTGGCCCTGCGCCGGCTGCGCACCGACTTCCTCGATGTCGTGCACTTCCACTCGTGCCCCGTGGAGGTGCTGGAGCGCCCCGGCGTGGTGGACGCGCTCCGGCACGCCGTGCAGCAGGGCAAGGTGCGCGTGGCCGCGTACTCGGGGGAGAGCGCGCCCCTGAGCTGGGCGCTGCACTCGGGGGCCTTCGGCTCCGTGCAGACATCCGTGAATGTGTTCGACCAGAAGGTGCTGGACTGGGCGCTGCCCCTGGCCCGGGAGAAGGGCATCGGCGTCATCGCCAAGCGCCCCCTGGGCAATGCACCGTGGCGTCACGCGGAGCGTCCTTCCGCTCCGGATGTCGCGACGTACTGGGACCGGATGCGCGCCATGGGCCTGGAGACCGGGGGCATGGACTGGAGCGAGCTCGCGCTGCGCTTCGCCGCCTTCGCGCCCGGTGTGGCCAGCTGCATCGTGGGGACGACGCGGCTGGAGAACCTCCAGCGCAACGTGCACGCCCTGGAGAAGGGTCCGCTGCCCGAGGCCATGGTGGAACGGATTCGCGGTGCGTTCCGCCAGCATGACCACGGGTGGGAAGGACTCATCTGA
- a CDS encoding Spy/CpxP family protein refolding chaperone: MTTKNKLMIAGSAVLAFVLLTGFRGGHFGGPRDPERVKQMITWRLDDRLEDLKASEQQKQALHGLKDSLFEDGKRLFEENKGARTQMLDQWESANPDSNAVHALVDARMDAFRAFAHKVADAALQAHRILSPEQRQQVTANVREHMNAR; encoded by the coding sequence ATGACCACGAAGAACAAGCTGATGATCGCCGGTTCCGCCGTCCTCGCCTTCGTCCTCCTCACGGGTTTCCGCGGTGGACACTTCGGCGGCCCGCGCGACCCCGAGCGCGTGAAGCAGATGATCACCTGGCGGCTGGATGACCGCCTCGAGGACCTGAAGGCCTCGGAGCAGCAGAAGCAGGCCCTCCATGGGCTGAAGGACTCGCTCTTCGAGGACGGCAAGCGCCTCTTCGAGGAGAACAAGGGCGCCCGGACGCAGATGCTGGACCAGTGGGAGTCGGCCAACCCGGACTCCAATGCGGTGCACGCCCTGGTGGACGCCCGCATGGACGCCTTCCGCGCCTTCGCCCACAAGGTGGCGGACGCCGCCCTCCAGGCCCACCGCATCCTCAGCCCGGAGCAGCGCCAGCAGGTGACGGCCAACGTTCGTGAGCACATGAACGCTCGCTAG
- a CDS encoding SDR family oxidoreductase, whose protein sequence is MSDVFKSGLLQGKVAFITGGSSGINLGIAEAFVKAGAKVVINGRNVEKLEAAVKGLQQHGTAMGQAADVRNYESMEKALRTAREAYGELDILVCGAAGNFPAPALGMSSNGFKSVLEIDVLGTFNACRAAFEHLRKPGACVLNISAPQAYLPMAMQAHVCAAKAGVDMITRTLAIEWGGVGVRVNSITPGPIEDTEGMNRLAPSGETREKLTRALPLQRFGTKQDISQLALFLASDAASYITGSIMVCDGGQSLLGSGLMLQAMGM, encoded by the coding sequence ATGTCGGACGTGTTCAAGTCGGGGCTGCTCCAGGGCAAGGTGGCGTTCATCACCGGTGGCAGCAGTGGCATCAACCTCGGCATCGCCGAGGCGTTCGTGAAGGCTGGCGCCAAGGTGGTCATCAACGGCCGCAACGTGGAGAAGCTCGAGGCCGCCGTGAAGGGGCTCCAGCAGCACGGCACCGCCATGGGCCAGGCCGCGGACGTGCGCAACTACGAGTCCATGGAGAAGGCCCTGCGGACGGCGCGCGAGGCCTACGGGGAGCTGGACATCCTCGTGTGTGGCGCGGCCGGCAACTTCCCCGCGCCCGCGCTGGGCATGTCCTCCAACGGCTTCAAGTCGGTGCTGGAGATCGACGTGCTGGGCACCTTCAATGCCTGCCGCGCCGCCTTCGAGCACCTGCGCAAGCCGGGTGCTTGCGTCCTCAACATCTCCGCGCCCCAGGCCTACCTGCCCATGGCCATGCAGGCCCACGTGTGTGCCGCCAAGGCCGGCGTGGACATGATCACCCGCACCCTCGCCATCGAGTGGGGTGGGGTGGGCGTGCGCGTCAACTCCATCACCCCCGGCCCCATCGAGGACACCGAGGGCATGAATCGGCTCGCTCCCAGCGGAGAGACCCGCGAGAAGCTCACCCGTGCGTTGCCATTGCAGCGTTTCGGGACAAAGCAAGACATCTCGCAACTCGCGCTTTTCCTGGCGTCCGATGCAGCGTCATACATCACCGGTTCCATCATGGTTTGCGATGGAGGCCAGTCGTTGCTCGGCTCTGGCCTCATGCTCCAGGCCATGGGCATGTAA
- the dnaE gene encoding DNA polymerase III subunit alpha: MSFTHLHLHSLYSLLDGAIRMKDLIKTVKEKGMTSVAVTDHGNMFATIDFYKKAKDAGIKPIIGMETYVAGPKGRKDRTEKVGHHLILLAKNKEGYDNLKYLSSMAYREGFYYHPRIDKQLLKDHSKGLFALTACLGGEVTGAAFRGDMDHARKAALEYKEIFEPEHFFLEVQSNGMPEQEKANENLKQLGRDLGIGLCATADAHYIKKEDARAHELLMCIASGKTLADGKRMKHSTDKLYVTSPQEMLEYFKDTPEAVHNTQRIVEQINLELKLGKPMLPTFQVPGDHTADSFMAELARKNLEERFKEIDIARYRTGQKPVEREPYKARLELEIGVIQKMGFSGYFLIVQDFINWAKQHGIPVGPGRGSGAGSLVAYCLRITDLDPLPYNLLFERFLNPERVSMPDFDIDFCQDRRDEVIKYVGRKYGENNVGQIITFGSLKAKSVLRDVCRVFALPFSEGDRIAKLVPEVLGITLKDAIEQEPRLKEMMEKPTAIGQVEGKDVTTRDVLEIALALEGLHRQPGMHAAGVVIADKPLWEFVPTYQPPGEDTLITQFAKDEVEAAGLVKFDFLGLKTLTVIQNALNLINRNPPNGKPILREDIPLEGDAEVWKLMAEGDTAGVFQMESSGFTEMVMKLKPSCFEDVVAAGALYRPGPLDSGMVDVFINRKHGREPVVYPHPKLEPVLKDTYGVIVYQEQVMQISQVLGGYTLGRADLLRRAMGKKKAEVMQAERAGFLEGCAKNNVDLKVAGEIFDLMEKFAEYGFNKSHSAAYGLVTIHTAWLKAHYRVEFMAALLTSEKDNTDKVVLHIGEARQSGVQVLPPDVNQSDMAFGAVEGKIRFGLGAIKGVGEGAIESIVEARKEGPFKSLFDFCERVDSRKVNRKVLEALVKAGAFDFENRPRRQLFESIERAMSRGSSSQKDKAAGQSSLFGMLGGGSSGGAAMKDEYVQAEEWPEKERLSLEKEAIGFYVSGHPLHQYDKELKRYARPITAVARARKDEKITIAGIVAALRERPTKTGKRMAWVTLEDLSGSIELVCFPGKDGTRNVMGKDGKWSKQGPKPGFEHWEPLLKSDDPILVTGTVQINQRDEDTPVAELIVEDIQSLKAVREKRTKRLEFRLPVDLATDERMEKLAKLVKQYEGATPVAVSLLFTNEAEALIGNTSLKVQVSDELIQSVERLFGMKVVEFG, translated from the coding sequence ATGTCCTTTACCCATCTGCACCTGCACTCCCTGTACTCGCTCCTCGATGGGGCGATCCGGATGAAGGACCTCATCAAGACGGTGAAGGAGAAGGGGATGACGAGCGTGGCCGTGACGGATCACGGCAACATGTTCGCCACCATCGACTTCTACAAGAAGGCCAAGGACGCCGGCATCAAGCCCATCATCGGGATGGAGACGTACGTGGCCGGGCCCAAGGGCCGCAAGGACCGCACCGAGAAGGTGGGCCACCACCTCATCCTCCTGGCCAAGAACAAGGAGGGGTACGACAACCTCAAGTACCTCTCCTCCATGGCCTACCGCGAGGGCTTCTACTACCACCCGCGCATCGACAAGCAGCTGCTGAAGGACCACAGCAAGGGTCTCTTCGCGCTCACCGCGTGCCTGGGTGGCGAGGTCACCGGCGCGGCCTTCCGCGGGGACATGGACCACGCCCGCAAGGCGGCGCTCGAGTACAAGGAGATCTTCGAGCCCGAGCACTTCTTCCTCGAGGTGCAGTCCAACGGGATGCCCGAGCAGGAGAAGGCCAACGAGAACCTGAAGCAGCTCGGCCGCGACCTGGGCATCGGGCTGTGCGCCACCGCGGACGCGCACTACATCAAGAAGGAGGACGCGCGCGCCCACGAGCTCCTCATGTGCATCGCCAGCGGCAAGACGCTCGCCGACGGCAAGCGCATGAAGCACTCCACGGACAAGCTCTACGTCACCAGTCCGCAGGAGATGCTGGAGTACTTCAAGGACACGCCCGAGGCCGTCCACAACACCCAGCGGATCGTCGAGCAGATCAACCTGGAGCTGAAGCTGGGCAAGCCCATGCTGCCCACCTTCCAGGTGCCCGGGGACCACACCGCCGATAGCTTCATGGCGGAGCTGGCGCGCAAGAACCTCGAGGAGCGCTTCAAGGAGATCGACATCGCGCGCTACCGCACGGGCCAGAAGCCCGTGGAGCGCGAGCCCTACAAGGCCCGTCTGGAGCTGGAGATCGGCGTCATCCAGAAGATGGGGTTCAGCGGCTACTTCCTCATCGTCCAGGACTTCATCAACTGGGCCAAGCAGCACGGGATTCCGGTGGGTCCGGGCCGTGGCTCGGGCGCCGGCAGCCTCGTGGCCTACTGCCTGCGCATCACCGACCTGGATCCGCTCCCGTACAACCTGCTCTTCGAGCGCTTCCTCAACCCCGAGCGCGTGTCGATGCCGGACTTCGATATCGACTTCTGCCAGGACCGGCGCGACGAGGTCATCAAGTACGTGGGCCGCAAGTACGGCGAGAACAACGTGGGGCAGATCATCACGTTCGGCTCGCTCAAGGCCAAGAGCGTGCTGCGCGACGTGTGCCGCGTGTTCGCGCTGCCCTTCAGCGAGGGGGACCGAATCGCCAAGCTGGTGCCCGAGGTGCTCGGCATCACGCTCAAGGACGCCATCGAGCAGGAGCCGCGCCTCAAGGAGATGATGGAGAAGCCCACCGCCATCGGGCAGGTGGAGGGCAAGGACGTCACCACCAGGGACGTGCTGGAGATCGCGCTCGCGCTGGAGGGCCTGCACCGCCAGCCCGGCATGCACGCGGCCGGCGTCGTCATCGCCGACAAGCCGCTGTGGGAGTTCGTCCCCACCTACCAGCCTCCGGGGGAAGACACCCTCATCACCCAGTTCGCCAAGGACGAGGTGGAGGCCGCCGGCCTGGTGAAGTTCGACTTCCTCGGCCTCAAGACGCTCACCGTCATCCAGAACGCGCTCAACCTCATCAACCGCAACCCGCCCAACGGCAAGCCCATCCTGCGCGAGGACATCCCGCTGGAGGGTGACGCCGAGGTCTGGAAGCTGATGGCCGAGGGCGACACGGCCGGCGTCTTCCAGATGGAGTCCAGCGGCTTCACCGAAATGGTGATGAAGCTCAAGCCGTCCTGCTTCGAGGACGTGGTCGCCGCCGGCGCGCTCTACCGCCCGGGTCCGCTCGACTCGGGCATGGTGGACGTCTTCATCAACCGCAAGCACGGCCGCGAGCCGGTGGTGTACCCGCACCCGAAGCTGGAGCCCGTCCTCAAGGACACCTACGGCGTCATCGTCTACCAGGAACAGGTGATGCAGATCTCCCAGGTGCTGGGAGGCTACACCCTGGGCCGCGCGGACCTGCTGCGCCGCGCGATGGGCAAGAAGAAGGCCGAGGTCATGCAGGCCGAGCGGGCCGGCTTCCTCGAGGGCTGCGCGAAGAACAACGTCGACCTGAAGGTCGCCGGGGAAATCTTCGACCTCATGGAGAAGTTCGCCGAGTACGGCTTCAACAAGAGCCACTCGGCGGCCTACGGCCTGGTCACCATCCACACGGCGTGGCTCAAGGCCCACTACCGCGTGGAGTTCATGGCGGCCCTTCTCACCAGCGAGAAGGACAACACCGACAAGGTGGTGCTGCACATCGGCGAGGCCCGGCAGTCGGGCGTGCAGGTGCTGCCGCCGGACGTGAACCAGTCGGACATGGCCTTCGGCGCGGTGGAGGGGAAAATCAGGTTCGGCCTGGGCGCCATCAAGGGCGTGGGCGAGGGCGCCATCGAGTCCATCGTCGAGGCGCGCAAGGAGGGCCCCTTCAAGAGCCTGTTCGACTTCTGCGAGCGCGTGGACTCGCGCAAGGTGAACCGCAAGGTGCTCGAGGCGCTGGTGAAGGCCGGAGCCTTCGATTTCGAGAACCGCCCGCGGCGGCAGCTCTTCGAGAGCATCGAGCGCGCGATGAGCCGCGGCTCCAGCAGCCAGAAGGACAAGGCCGCGGGGCAGAGCTCGCTCTTCGGCATGCTGGGCGGTGGCTCCTCGGGTGGCGCCGCGATGAAGGACGAGTACGTCCAGGCGGAGGAGTGGCCGGAGAAGGAGCGCCTGTCGCTGGAGAAGGAGGCCATCGGCTTCTACGTGTCGGGCCACCCGCTGCACCAGTACGACAAGGAGCTCAAGCGCTACGCCCGGCCCATCACCGCGGTGGCGCGCGCGCGCAAGGACGAGAAGATCACCATCGCCGGCATCGTCGCGGCGCTGCGCGAGCGGCCCACCAAGACGGGCAAGCGCATGGCGTGGGTGACGCTGGAGGACCTGTCCGGCTCCATCGAGCTGGTGTGCTTCCCGGGCAAGGACGGCACGCGCAACGTCATGGGCAAGGACGGCAAGTGGTCGAAGCAGGGGCCCAAGCCCGGCTTCGAGCACTGGGAGCCGCTGCTCAAGAGCGATGACCCCATCCTCGTGACGGGCACGGTCCAAATCAATCAGCGCGACGAGGACACGCCGGTGGCCGAGCTCATCGTCGAGGACATCCAGAGCCTCAAGGCCGTGCGCGAGAAGCGCACCAAGCGGCTGGAGTTCCGGCTGCCGGTGGACCTCGCCACGGACGAGCGGATGGAGAAGCTGGCGAAGCTCGTCAAGCAGTACGAGGGCGCCACGCCGGTGGCCGTGAGCCTGCTCTTCACCAACGAGGCCGAGGCGCTCATCGGCAACACGTCGCTCAAGGTGCAGGTGAGTGACGAGCTCATCCAGTCCGTGGAGCGGCTCTTCGGCATGAAGGTGGTCGAGTTCGGCTGA
- a CDS encoding FAD-binding oxidoreductase, whose product MRRWNGWGDTAVSNPLPDATAAVLAERIGPGTPPRDASLDEVMASVPPSRLPPHPLVSTEPEVRLRHARGQSFPDLIVLRSGRVPAFPDGVAFPRDAAEVRALFSYAREAGARLIPYGGGTSVVGHVNVAPGDAPILTVSLERLQQLHALSEEDRLATFGAGVSGPRLEEALRARGYTLGHFPQSFELSTLGGWIVTRSRGQQSLGYGRIENLFAGGRLESPAGPLVLPSFPASSTGPDLREFVLGSEGRMGILTEATVRISPLPEREDFHALFFPDWERARTAARELVQSGTPLSMLRLSTPQETAINLALSGHPRMVKVLSGSLSLFGVGSDGCMLVLGVSGSRRAVESAQHTAMGLAGRHGGVRVPLLGQKWLKGRFRAPYLRNTAWERGWGVDTVETATSWSNVPRLLTAVEDALRGALADQGERALVFTHLSHVYATGSNLYTTFIFRLGKDAEETQARWLALKTAASRAMATHGGTISHQHGVGTDHRPWLEAEKGALGLSAIRQMLGTFDPTGMLNPGKLV is encoded by the coding sequence GTGAGGCGCTGGAATGGATGGGGAGACACCGCCGTCAGCAACCCGCTGCCGGATGCCACCGCCGCTGTCCTCGCGGAACGGATCGGCCCCGGGACGCCACCCCGGGATGCCTCGCTCGACGAGGTGATGGCCTCCGTGCCTCCCTCCCGCCTTCCGCCCCACCCACTCGTCTCCACCGAGCCCGAGGTCCGTCTGCGCCACGCCCGCGGCCAGAGCTTCCCCGACCTCATCGTCCTGCGCAGCGGCCGCGTCCCCGCCTTCCCCGATGGGGTCGCCTTCCCTCGCGATGCCGCGGAAGTCCGCGCCCTGTTCTCCTATGCGCGCGAGGCCGGCGCCCGCCTCATCCCCTACGGCGGTGGCACCAGCGTCGTCGGCCACGTCAACGTCGCTCCCGGTGACGCCCCCATCCTCACCGTCTCCCTCGAGCGGCTCCAGCAGCTCCACGCGCTCTCCGAGGAGGACCGGCTCGCCACCTTCGGCGCCGGGGTGAGCGGCCCCCGGCTCGAGGAGGCCCTGCGCGCCCGCGGCTACACGCTCGGGCACTTCCCCCAGTCCTTCGAGCTGTCCACGCTCGGTGGATGGATCGTCACCCGCTCGCGCGGGCAGCAGTCGCTCGGCTACGGGCGCATCGAGAACCTCTTCGCCGGAGGACGGCTCGAGTCCCCCGCCGGCCCCCTGGTGCTCCCCTCCTTCCCCGCCAGCTCCACCGGGCCGGACCTGCGTGAGTTCGTCCTCGGCTCCGAGGGACGCATGGGCATCCTCACCGAGGCCACGGTCCGCATCTCCCCGTTGCCCGAGCGCGAGGACTTCCACGCCCTCTTCTTCCCCGACTGGGAGCGCGCCCGCACCGCCGCACGCGAGCTGGTGCAGAGCGGCACGCCCCTCTCCATGCTGCGCCTGAGCACGCCCCAGGAGACGGCCATCAACCTGGCCCTGTCCGGCCACCCGCGCATGGTGAAGGTGCTGTCCGGCTCCCTCTCCCTGTTCGGCGTGGGCTCGGACGGCTGCATGCTCGTGCTCGGCGTGTCCGGGAGCCGGCGCGCCGTGGAGTCCGCGCAGCACACCGCCATGGGCCTCGCGGGCCGGCACGGCGGGGTGCGCGTGCCCCTGCTGGGACAGAAGTGGCTCAAGGGCCGCTTCCGCGCCCCCTACCTGCGCAACACCGCCTGGGAGCGCGGCTGGGGCGTGGACACCGTGGAGACGGCCACCTCCTGGAGCAACGTGCCCCGCCTCCTCACCGCCGTCGAGGACGCCCTGCGCGGGGCCCTCGCGGACCAGGGCGAGCGGGCACTCGTCTTCACCCACCTGTCACACGTGTACGCAACCGGCTCCAACCTGTACACGACATTCATCTTCCGCCTGGGGAAGGATGCCGAGGAAACCCAGGCACGCTGGCTCGCGCTCAAGACCGCCGCCAGCCGCGCCATGGCCACCCACGGCGGAACCATCAGCCATCAACACGGCGTGGGCACCGACCACCGGCCCTGGCTGGAAGCGGAGAAGGGCGCACTCGGCCTCTCCGCCATCCGCCAGATGTTGGGAACATTCGATCCAACGGGCATGCTCAATCCGGGCAAGCTCGTCTGA
- a CDS encoding sensor histidine kinase, with protein sequence MSMDNPSTPPESQRLLKAITERFGFVPPFFEPAVETPDVLSLLWQQTLTAYVDNPLPALFKEKLSALLSRYCAVSYCLVCHSCSLGPLGMRGPQVLRLLQSPVPDEARTERILTGLSGVQTPVEEFPSPDSPLEEDVLQLSSILYLRQPSAAAARECLLRVLGRAHYNRLVALINYVKTCHGWMEANPQVSYRMDARYQRHFEPLAAEEPDLTRYFEEHLPEFARWQQAQEKARETAAVVAQRAEEAEATVDLLEKQLLYAMGELRRGAEFAQVLMAVVGHDLRNPLAAILTSAHLLVRQQPDNRPVVKAATRITSSAQRASRLVTDLLDFTQARLGGGIPVHPTTGDIHLLVHYVVDELRAAHPTRTFHVEYHGDGTGLWDADRLQQVLGNLLANAVAHSPEDSPIHVETRAFEGEVSVCVHNENREGPIPALLLPHLFDPFRRGATAPSASRSRSMGLGLYVVERLVRAHHGRVEVESDARGTTFCLHLPRGKGMDIPPHQASPLASSGGLPAH encoded by the coding sequence ATGTCCATGGACAACCCCTCCACGCCGCCCGAGAGCCAGCGCCTGCTGAAAGCCATCACCGAGCGCTTCGGCTTCGTGCCGCCGTTCTTCGAGCCCGCGGTGGAGACACCCGATGTGCTGTCGTTGCTGTGGCAACAGACGCTCACGGCGTACGTGGACAACCCGCTCCCCGCCCTTTTCAAGGAGAAGCTCTCCGCCCTCCTCTCGCGCTACTGCGCCGTCTCCTACTGCCTGGTGTGTCACAGCTGCAGTCTGGGCCCCCTGGGCATGCGCGGCCCGCAGGTGCTGCGGTTGCTCCAGTCTCCTGTTCCCGACGAGGCACGGACCGAGCGGATCCTCACCGGGCTGTCGGGTGTCCAGACGCCCGTGGAGGAATTTCCCTCCCCGGACTCGCCCCTGGAGGAGGACGTGCTGCAGCTCTCCAGCATCCTCTACCTGCGCCAACCCTCCGCGGCGGCGGCGCGGGAATGCCTGCTGCGGGTGCTGGGCCGTGCGCACTACAACCGGCTGGTGGCGCTCATCAACTACGTGAAGACGTGCCATGGGTGGATGGAGGCCAACCCCCAGGTCTCCTACCGGATGGATGCGCGCTACCAGCGGCACTTCGAACCACTCGCCGCCGAGGAGCCGGACCTGACGCGCTACTTCGAGGAGCACCTCCCGGAGTTCGCCCGCTGGCAGCAGGCCCAGGAGAAGGCCCGGGAGACGGCGGCCGTGGTGGCCCAGCGCGCGGAGGAGGCCGAGGCCACCGTGGACCTGTTGGAGAAGCAGTTGCTGTACGCGATGGGGGAGCTGCGCAGGGGCGCGGAGTTCGCCCAGGTGCTCATGGCGGTGGTGGGCCACGACCTGCGCAATCCCCTCGCCGCCATCCTCACCTCCGCGCACCTGCTGGTCCGCCAGCAACCCGACAACCGCCCGGTGGTGAAGGCCGCCACCCGCATCACCTCCAGCGCCCAGCGGGCGAGCCGGCTGGTGACGGACCTGCTGGATTTCACCCAGGCGCGCCTCGGTGGCGGAATCCCCGTGCACCCCACCACCGGGGACATCCACCTGCTGGTGCACTACGTGGTGGACGAGCTGCGGGCGGCCCACCCCACGCGCACCTTCCACGTGGAGTACCACGGGGACGGCACGGGCCTCTGGGACGCGGACAGGTTGCAGCAGGTGCTCGGCAACCTGCTGGCCAACGCGGTGGCGCACAGCCCGGAGGACAGCCCCATCCACGTGGAGACGCGGGCGTTCGAGGGCGAGGTGAGCGTGTGCGTGCACAACGAGAACCGTGAGGGCCCCATCCCCGCGCTGCTCCTGCCGCACCTCTTCGATCCCTTCCGGCGTGGCGCCACGGCCCCCTCCGCCAGCCGCAGCCGCAGCATGGGGCTGGGGCTGTACGTCGTCGAGCGTCTGGTGCGAGCACACCACGGCCGCGTGGAGGTGGAGTCCGACGCGCGAGGCACGACGTTCTGCCTGCACCTGCCGCGGGGGAAGGGGATGGACATTCCTCCCCACCAGGCCTCGCCTCTTGCCAGCAGTGGGGGCCTCCCCGCACACTGA